From the genome of Segatella hominis, one region includes:
- a CDS encoding helix-turn-helix domain-containing protein — protein MITEYGIEAKSNSEIISELGGRFKQYRLFSNLTQKEVAVKAGVSIFTISQFEKGEAKNIGFGTILSLLRSIGFLQEAEKLLPPLPMLPSQVKKMNEKKERVRHER, from the coding sequence GAGGCAAAGTCTAATTCTGAGATTATATCAGAATTGGGAGGACGATTCAAGCAATATCGTCTGTTCAGCAATCTCACTCAGAAAGAGGTGGCTGTAAAGGCTGGTGTGAGCATTTTCACCATTAGCCAGTTTGAAAAAGGCGAAGCTAAGAACATAGGCTTTGGCACTATTCTTTCTCTGTTGAGGAGCATTGGATTCCTGCAGGAAGCAGAGAAACTCTTGCCGCCGCTGCCAATGTTGCCTAGCCAAGTGAAGAAAATGAATGAAAAGAAGGAAAGGGTAAGACATGAAAGATAA